A genomic stretch from Lathyrus oleraceus cultivar Zhongwan6 chromosome 2, CAAS_Psat_ZW6_1.0, whole genome shotgun sequence includes:
- the LOC127117472 gene encoding putative pentatricopeptide repeat-containing protein At5g09950 yields MILYNRHVLNKFKSTHVLSTYTILRHYALFSHSQFQPFDSYKTSSSLNDANHLHLQIYKTGFTNDVFICNTLINIYVRIGKLVSAQKLFDEMPQKNLVSWSCLISGYTQNGFPDEACSLFKGIISNGLLPNHYAIGSALRACQQCGSTRLKLGMGIHAFICKSPHASDMVLSNVLMSMYSDCSDSVRDARRVFDEIEFRSSVTWNSIISVYCRRGDAVNAFELFSGMQMEAVELNLRPNEYTLCSLVTAACSLVDCGLVLLEQMLTRIAKSGFLHDLYVGSALVNGFARYGLMGCAKMIFEQMYDRNAVTMNGLMVGLAKQHQGEEAAKVFKEMKDLVEVNSESYVVLLSAFTEFSNVKDGKRKGQEVHAYLIRNGFVDSRILIGNALVNMYAKCDAIDNACSIFKLMPSKDTVSWNSMISGLDHNERFEDAVTCFHTMRRNGMVPSNFSVISTLSSCSSLGWVMLGRQIHGEAIKWGLDLDVSVSNALLTLYAETDSIDECQKVFFLMPEYDQVSWNSFIGALANYEASVLQAVKYFMEMMQAGWRLNRVTFINILAAVSSLSVLGLGRQIHALILKYSVADDNAIENALLAFYGKCEQMEDCEIIFSRMSERRDEVSWNSMISGYIHSGILHKAMDLVWLMMQRGQKLDGFTFATVLSACASVATLERGMEVHACAVRACLEADIVVGSALVDMYAKCGKIDYASRFFELMPIRNIYSWNSMISGYARHGHGRKALKLFTRMKQHDQSPDHVTFVGVLSACSHVGLVDEGFKHFKSMGEVYGLTPRIEHFSCMVDLLGRAGDVNKIEDFIKTMPMDPNILIWRTVLGACCRANGRNTELGRRAAKMLIELEPQNAANYVLLSNMHAAGGKWEDVAEARLAMRKAAVKKEAGCSWVNMKDGVHLFVAGDQTHPEKEKIYEKLKELMNKMRDAGYVPETKYALYDLELENKEELLSYHSEKLAIAFVLTRKSELPIRIMKNLRVCGDCHTAFKYISKIVNRQIILRDSNRFHHFVGGICSCGDYW; encoded by the coding sequence ATGATACTCTACAATAGGCATGTTTTaaacaaattcaaatcaacacATGTTCTTTCTACCTACACTATTCTTCGTCACTACGCATTATTTTCCCATTCTCAATTTCAACCTTTTGATTCATACAAAACATCTTCTTCCTTAAACGATGCAAATCACCTTCACCTACAAATCTACAAAACCGGTTTCACCAATGATGTTTTCATCTGCAACACTCTCATCAACATATACGTTAGAATTGGAAAGTTGGTTTCCGCACAGAAACTGTTCGATGAAATGCCACAAAAGAATCTTGTTTCTTGGTCTTGTTTAATTTCAGGTTACACACAAAATGGGTTTCCTGATGAAGCATGTTCGTTATTCAAAGGGATCATTTCTAATGGTCTGTTGCCTAATCATTACGCCATCGGTAGTGCTCTTCGAGCTTGCCAGCAATGTGGCTCAACTAGACTTAAACTTGGGATGGGAATTCATGCGTTTATTTGTAAATCTCCGCATGCTTCGGACATGGTTTTGTCTAATGTGCTTATGTCAATGTATTCCGATTGTTCTGATTCTGTTAGGGATGCTCGGCGTGTTTTTGATGAAATAGAGTTTAGAAGCTCTGTTACGTGGAATTCTATAATTTCGGTTTATTGTCGAAGGGGTGATGCTGTTAATGCTTTTGAGCTATTTTCTGGAATGCAGATGGAAGCTGTTGAGCTTAATTTAAGGCCTAATGAATATACCTTGTGTAGTTTAGTAACTGCTGCATGTTCTCTGGTTGACTGTGGACTGGTTTTGCTTGAGCAGATGCTGACAAGAATTGCGAAATCCGGATTTTTACATGATTTATATGTTGGCAGTGCTTTGGTTAATGGGTTTGCAAGGTATGGTTTAATGGGTTGCGCTAAAATGATTTTTGAGCAGATGTATGATCGTAATGCGGTGACTATGAATGGGTTAATGGTTGGATTGGCAAAGCAGCACCAGGGTGAAGAAGCGGCGAAAGTATTTAAGGAAATGAAGGATTTAGTGGAAGTAAACTCCGAGTCTTATGTGGTTCTTTTGAGTGCTTTCACTGAATTTTCGAATGTAAAGGATGGGAAGAGAAAAGGTCAAGAGGTTCATGCTTACCTGATTCGCAACGGTTTCGTTGATTCTCGGATTTTGATTGGAAATGCGCTTGTCAATATGTATGCAAAATGTGATGCCATTGATAATGCTTGCTCAATTTTTAAACTCATGCCTAGTAAAGATACTGTCTCGTGGAACTCTATGATCTCTGGCCTTGACCATAATGAGCGATTTGAGGATGCAGTTACCTGTTTTCATACAATGAGGAGAAATGGAATGGTGCCCTCGAATTTCTCAGTTATTAGTACTTTGAGTTCGTGTTCAAGCCTAGGTTGGGTAATGTTAGGACGACAGATACACGGTGAAGCGATCAAGTGGGGGCTTGATTTGGATGTTTCAGTTTCAAATGCCCTCTTAACATTATATGCTGAAACTGATTCTATCGATGAATGTCAGAAAGTTTTCTTTCTAATGCCAGAGTATGATCAAGTTTCTTGGAATTCTTTTATCGGCGCGCTAGCAAATTATGAGGCATCAGTTTTACAGGCTGTAAAATATTTTATGGAGATGATGCAAGCTGGATGGAGACTTAATAGAGTGACGTTTATAAATATCTTAGCGGCAGTTTCTTCTCTTTCAGTTTTAGGATTGGGCCGTCAAATCCATGCTTTAATCTTAAAATATTCGGTTGCTGATGACAATGCTATTGAGAATGCACTTCTAGCTTTCTATGGAAAGTGCGAGCAGATGGAGGACTGTGAGATTATCTTTTCTAGAATGTCTGAGCGAAGAGATGAAGTAAGCTGGAATTCAATGATTTCTGGATACATACACAGTGGCATCTTGCACAAGGCCATGGATTTGGTATGGCTTATGATGCAAAGGGGTCAGAAATTAGATGGTTTCACATTTGCCACTGTTCTCAGTGCATGTGCTTCAGTTGCAACATTAGAACGTGGTATGGAAGTTCATGCATGTGCTGTAAGAGCTTGTTTAGAAGCTGATATTGTTGTTGGAAGTGCACTAGTTGACATGTACGCAAAATGCGGAAAGATAGATTACGCTTCAAGATTCTTTGAGTTGATGCCTATAAGGAACATATATTCGTGGAATTCAATGATTTCAGGCTACGCACGCCATGGACATGGGCGAAAAGCTCTAAAGCTTTTTACACGAATGAAACAGCATGACCAATCACCAGATCATGTCACCTTTGTCGGGGTTCTATCGGCTTGTAGTCATGTAGGGTTAGTCGATGAAGGATTTAAGCATTTCAAATCAATGGGCGAAGTGTATGGATTAACTCCCCGAATAGAACACTTTTCTTGCATGGTAGACCTCCTTGGAAGAGCAGGTGATGTTAATAAGATAGAGGACTTTATCAAAACAATGCCAATGGATCCTAACATCCTTATTTGGAGAACAGTTTTAGGAGCATGCTGCCGAGCTAACGGCCGTAATACAGAGCTAGGGAGGAGGGCTGCCAAGATGCTTATCGAGTTAGAGCCACAAAATGCTGCGAATTATGTGCTTCTTTCTAACATGCATGCTGCCGGTGGGAAGTGGGAAGATGTGGCAGAGGCTAGGTTGGCAATGAGGAAAGCGGCAGTGAAGAAAGAAGCCGGGTGTAGTTGGGTCAACATGAAGGATGGAGTTCATTTGTTTGTAGCCGGAGATCAAACGCACCCTGAAAAAGAAAAAATCTATGAAAAGCTGAAAGAGCTAATGAACAAAATGAGGGATGCTGGATATGTTCCTGAAACCAAATATGCACTCTATGATCTTGAGCTTGAAAACAAAGAAGAACTCCTCAGTTATCATAGTGAAAAACTAGCAATTGCGTTTGTTCTCACCCGCAAATCGGAACTGCCAATTAGGATAATGAAGAACCTTAGAGTTTGTGGTGACTGTCACACTGCTTTCAAATACATATCAAAGATTGTTAATCGACAGATAATTTTACGAGATTCAAATCGGTTTCACCATTTCGTCGGTGGTATTTGTTCTTGTGGGGATTATTGGTAA